Proteins co-encoded in one Leptospira levettii genomic window:
- a CDS encoding lipoprotein LipL31, whose protein sequence is MKKILPLFVFLASFALVQCSDSSPVIETLDNHKITVKDFEAAYDTALDSISRLQNIEKKTLLEFIEKDINEVPPNFQDLNYQLQKKNFYQTYRQMIMTRLVAEKNGFISRPDVAEVIKQVEMQTIAQMYVSEQVEKKIQITEEQALAECERMRKLDRNFNLTIDKCKTFAKAQLKQMQTREYLPLVVERIKEEVSIKRNEKFDLDAYLAPKKKVEEPTPTQTPNN, encoded by the coding sequence ATGAAAAAAATCCTTCCTTTGTTTGTGTTTTTGGCATCTTTCGCCCTAGTACAGTGTTCTGACTCTTCTCCAGTCATCGAAACCTTAGACAACCATAAGATTACAGTAAAAGACTTTGAAGCAGCTTACGACACTGCCCTTGATTCCATCAGCCGTTTACAAAATATTGAAAAGAAAACACTCTTAGAATTCATTGAAAAAGACATCAACGAAGTTCCACCAAATTTCCAAGATCTCAATTACCAACTCCAAAAGAAAAATTTCTACCAAACTTACAGACAGATGATCATGACTCGTTTGGTAGCAGAAAAGAATGGTTTTATTTCAAGACCAGATGTAGCAGAAGTGATCAAACAAGTTGAAATGCAAACAATTGCACAAATGTATGTTTCTGAACAAGTTGAGAAAAAAATCCAAATCACGGAAGAACAAGCATTAGCGGAATGCGAAAGAATGAGAAAGTTGGATCGTAATTTTAACTTAACGATCGACAAATGTAAAACTTTTGCAAAAGCACAATTGAAACAAATGCAAACGAGAGAATACCTTCCTTTAGTAGTAGAAAGAATTAAAGAAGAAGTTAGTATCAAACGAAATGAAAAATTTGATTTGGATGCATACCTTGCTCCAAAGAAAAAAGTAGAAGAACCAACTCCAACACAAACTCCAAATAACTAA
- a CDS encoding MBOAT family O-acyltransferase encodes MKFTSLSFLLFFIVVYALHWSIRGKFRLVFLFLASFVFYAAWSIPFAFHFLTLVLINHLLNKQILKNKNSYWYPISLFINFGNLFLFKYFYFLWSLLFQITGSFWFSNESVQVFLNSQFGFDSITLPLAISFYTFQMVAYTIDVKRGNADENPSFLQFGLFIFFFPQLVAGPIVRHGEFFYQLEVWNAKKEQLLEGYYLVFLGLLKKVVIADNLSPIIEPIFQNPDSYDGVSNALAMFGYAARVFCDFSGYTDLARGLGKLLGINLPENFHAPYLSASVRELWTRWHMTLATWIKDYIYFPLGGSRVTEGRGYFNLILTFTLAGFWHGANFTFIIWGFLHGLMLSIERKVEMILNQPKKETVVLWKKWIGIFYTFLFFVITIPFFNAPTVKNAVSMLWRSFVNAPGERIGQLEKILYSILLTFLLNYLQTKPSFPRESWTTKFSLLFLFLFSFVVTVLLGYLAPGGTEFIYFQF; translated from the coding sequence ATGAAATTTACATCGCTTAGTTTCCTTTTGTTTTTTATTGTAGTGTATGCACTACACTGGTCTATACGAGGTAAGTTTAGACTTGTATTTCTATTTTTGGCATCCTTTGTTTTTTATGCAGCTTGGTCGATTCCATTTGCATTTCATTTTTTAACTTTGGTTTTGATCAATCATTTGTTGAACAAACAAATTCTAAAAAATAAAAACAGTTATTGGTATCCCATATCCTTATTCATCAATTTTGGAAACTTATTTCTCTTTAAATATTTTTACTTTTTATGGTCTCTATTGTTTCAAATCACAGGGAGTTTTTGGTTTTCCAATGAATCTGTTCAGGTTTTCTTAAATTCCCAATTCGGTTTTGATTCCATTACTTTGCCTCTTGCTATTAGTTTTTATACCTTTCAAATGGTTGCCTATACGATTGATGTCAAACGAGGGAATGCAGATGAGAATCCAAGTTTTTTGCAATTTGGATTATTTATCTTCTTTTTTCCCCAATTGGTTGCAGGACCGATCGTAAGGCATGGAGAATTTTTTTACCAATTAGAAGTTTGGAATGCTAAAAAAGAACAATTATTGGAAGGATATTACTTAGTTTTTCTTGGATTATTGAAAAAGGTAGTGATTGCTGATAATTTATCTCCCATCATTGAGCCTATTTTCCAAAACCCAGATTCATATGATGGGGTATCCAATGCACTCGCAATGTTTGGATATGCAGCACGTGTTTTTTGTGACTTTAGCGGGTATACGGACCTTGCTCGTGGTTTAGGAAAATTATTAGGGATCAATTTACCTGAAAACTTTCATGCACCTTATTTGTCAGCATCCGTTCGTGAATTGTGGACACGTTGGCATATGACGCTTGCTACATGGATTAAGGATTATATTTATTTTCCGCTAGGTGGTTCACGCGTAACAGAAGGGAGAGGGTATTTTAACCTTATCCTTACGTTTACATTAGCTGGATTTTGGCATGGCGCCAATTTTACATTTATCATTTGGGGATTTTTACATGGACTCATGCTTAGCATCGAACGAAAGGTAGAAATGATTCTCAATCAACCAAAGAAAGAAACTGTGGTTCTATGGAAAAAATGGATAGGGATCTTTTATACCTTTCTGTTTTTTGTAATCACAATTCCGTTTTTTAACGCACCTACAGTCAAGAATGCAGTGTCGATGTTGTGGCGTTCCTTTGTGAATGCACCAGGAGAAAGAATTGGTCAGTTAGAAAAAATTCTTTATTCTATATTGTTAACATTCCTATTAAACTACTTACAAACAAAACCTAGTTTTCCAAGAGAATCATGGACAACGAAGTTTAGTCTTTTGTTTTTATTTTTGTTTTCTTTTGTTGTGACAGTTTTGTTGGGTTATTTAGCACCTGGAGGTACGGAGTTTATATACTTCCAATTTTAA
- a CDS encoding 7TM diverse intracellular signaling domain-containing protein produces the protein MIKKLLIVLVFSFSQLESSPLLDFTIQNHPHSITSLDSNQNDPSSLWYMKENGLEESEIQNLTEENFSKYDWKRIKVPGNLTPPKENEKQKRTVILAKWIEMDVDPNIQYSFRLGIINDRDRTYLNGKLIGKTGEWDSPFPQNYDKLRIYSIPSHLILPKKKNLLLIKIQLYFQNSGGIEQDETLLGPSTNIQNRFYKDEFIKLIFLTIYITVGSYFLFLFIRRRKDRENLFFSLFSFSFVLYNFLRNQLKYELGFSFLEMKKLEYLTILLLIPFMYHFLRTLFEDKYVIFAKILDGFQLLVFSFFLFSNNIEHFNFVLSNLVQPTWILYVILIFSNLIRNLRKKEKRAIYITIGLTIVLIAAIIDTATNRNYWVFPRIMGYAFLFFNISLAMILANSFVKLNEEFEDLNKNLEKKVEDRTDALNESLNQLQILKEKQDGDYFLTSLLIQPLARIENKIPELKIESYTNQKKKFQFRGKNGEIGGDICIVGSIHLESGEYTVFANADAMGKSIQGAGGALVLGVVFQAVLSRAKSSYTKRRPPELWLKDLYVELQSVFASFDGSMLSSVVLGMVGKNGYIYYINAEHPWSILYRDGVASFIETELSMRKLGFPRNNSHFQIKTFSLLDGDVLLVGSDGRDDIGLMSETENRYINEDETLILRFVERTDAKLLPLVQEIENNGEITDDISFLRIAYQSEIPKLSISEEIRRTFLNIQTDAKKGNYENALSELIPLLSQFSHPNFHSFAGKIYFHQKKWIEALNHLKLAFNENQSKENLLYMIAKSEFQLGKIEDAVIWCERLFLRNKSHKQNTKLFFRLLDLTENFDKKSFYLEFLSHEGNTI, from the coding sequence ATGATAAAAAAGTTACTGATTGTTCTTGTCTTTTCTTTTTCCCAATTGGAATCTAGCCCCCTTTTAGATTTTACCATCCAGAATCATCCCCATTCCATCACAAGCTTGGATTCAAACCAAAACGATCCAAGTTCCCTTTGGTACATGAAGGAAAATGGACTAGAGGAAAGTGAAATTCAAAATCTAACGGAAGAAAATTTTTCCAAGTACGATTGGAAACGAATCAAAGTTCCCGGAAACTTAACCCCTCCCAAAGAGAATGAAAAACAGAAAAGGACTGTGATTTTAGCGAAATGGATCGAGATGGATGTTGATCCTAACATTCAGTATAGTTTTCGTTTGGGGATCATCAATGACCGTGACCGAACTTACTTAAATGGAAAACTTATCGGAAAAACAGGAGAATGGGATTCTCCCTTTCCACAAAATTATGATAAATTAAGGATCTATTCAATTCCTTCCCATTTAATTTTACCAAAAAAGAAGAATCTTTTGTTAATCAAAATCCAATTGTACTTTCAAAATTCAGGAGGGATTGAACAAGACGAAACATTATTGGGTCCGAGTACAAACATCCAAAATCGTTTTTATAAAGATGAATTCATAAAATTAATTTTCTTAACAATTTATATCACAGTGGGAAGTTACTTCTTATTTTTGTTTATTAGAAGGAGAAAAGACAGGGAAAATTTATTCTTTTCACTCTTTTCTTTCTCATTCGTACTTTATAATTTTTTAAGGAACCAATTAAAATATGAATTAGGATTTTCTTTCTTAGAAATGAAAAAATTGGAATACTTAACAATTTTGTTGTTAATTCCATTTATGTACCATTTTTTGCGGACATTATTTGAAGATAAATATGTAATCTTTGCAAAAATTTTAGATGGATTCCAATTACTTGTGTTTTCTTTTTTCTTGTTTTCCAATAACATTGAACACTTCAATTTTGTTCTCTCCAATTTGGTGCAACCAACATGGATCCTCTATGTAATCCTCATTTTTTCCAATTTGATTCGCAATTTGAGAAAAAAAGAAAAAAGGGCAATTTACATTACGATCGGACTTACCATTGTTTTAATAGCAGCTATCATTGATACGGCAACAAACCGAAATTATTGGGTTTTCCCTAGAATCATGGGATATGCATTTTTGTTCTTTAACATCTCACTTGCGATGATACTTGCGAATTCTTTTGTCAAATTAAATGAGGAATTTGAAGACCTAAATAAAAACTTGGAGAAAAAAGTTGAGGATCGAACTGACGCATTAAATGAATCACTCAACCAATTACAAATCTTAAAAGAAAAACAAGATGGTGATTATTTTTTAACATCACTCCTCATCCAACCATTAGCACGAATTGAAAATAAAATCCCTGAACTCAAAATTGAATCCTATACCAACCAAAAGAAAAAGTTTCAATTTAGGGGGAAAAATGGAGAAATTGGTGGAGATATCTGTATCGTTGGTTCGATTCACTTAGAATCAGGAGAATACACTGTTTTTGCGAATGCCGATGCAATGGGAAAATCAATCCAAGGCGCAGGAGGAGCTCTTGTATTAGGTGTTGTATTCCAAGCTGTCTTATCGAGAGCAAAATCCAGTTATACCAAAAGAAGACCACCTGAACTTTGGCTAAAAGATCTTTATGTAGAATTACAATCTGTATTCGCTAGTTTTGATGGTTCCATGTTATCAAGTGTGGTACTCGGCATGGTAGGTAAAAATGGATACATTTACTACATCAATGCTGAACACCCTTGGAGTATTTTATACAGAGATGGTGTGGCTTCCTTTATCGAAACGGAACTCTCAATGCGCAAACTTGGATTTCCAAGAAACAACTCACACTTTCAAATCAAAACATTTTCACTATTGGATGGAGATGTACTTCTCGTTGGTTCCGATGGAAGAGATGATATTGGATTGATGAGTGAAACAGAGAACCGCTATATCAACGAAGATGAAACTTTGATCCTTCGTTTTGTGGAGAGAACAGATGCAAAACTTTTACCACTTGTACAGGAAATAGAAAACAACGGGGAAATCACAGATGACATATCTTTTTTAAGAATTGCTTACCAATCGGAAATTCCAAAACTTTCCATTTCAGAAGAAATTCGTAGAACATTCCTAAATATCCAAACGGATGCCAAAAAAGGAAATTATGAAAATGCACTTTCGGAGTTGATCCCCCTTTTGTCTCAATTTTCGCATCCGAACTTCCATTCATTTGCAGGGAAAATTTACTTCCACCAAAAGAAGTGGATAGAAGCCTTAAACCATCTGAAACTTGCATTCAATGAAAACCAGTCGAAAGAAAATCTATTGTATATGATTGCTAAATCTGAATTCCAATTGGGTAAAATCGAAGATGCCGTTATCTGGTGTGAACGATTATTCTTAAGGAATAAATCTCACAAACAAAACACAAAACTATTTTTTCGGTTACTAGACCTTACTGAAAACTTTGATAAAAAGAGTTTTTACTTAGAATTTCTTAGCCACGAAGGAAATACAATATAA
- a CDS encoding undecaprenyl-diphosphate phosphatase, whose product MDNTLNAFLRGIIEAATEFLPVSSTGHLFLFSYFFPFQNLTVPHEAFEDLYDIFIQTGAILSVVVLYYKTLWGHLKMAVQFGFRQTTDKAGFQFYLNLLIGILPILVLGFVFKSQLDQIKMRPDLLLILGVSWFVGGLLMVIVEKRHLDESQGKSIGFKESLIVGFLQCFALIPGVSRSAATIISARTLGVSKKDSAEFSFFLAIPVLSLAGLYKLYKHRHILNSETIGLLLFGSIISFVICYFIIRLFMAFIRRRSFISFGVYRILLGAFVILYFLRG is encoded by the coding sequence ATGGATAATACTTTAAATGCGTTTTTACGTGGCATCATAGAAGCTGCCACGGAATTTTTGCCAGTGTCATCCACTGGCCATTTGTTTTTATTTAGTTATTTTTTCCCGTTTCAAAACCTTACTGTCCCTCACGAGGCATTTGAAGATCTGTATGATATTTTCATACAAACTGGTGCCATTTTATCTGTTGTTGTTTTGTATTATAAAACACTTTGGGGCCATTTGAAAATGGCAGTTCAGTTTGGTTTCAGACAAACCACTGACAAGGCCGGTTTCCAATTTTACCTCAATTTACTCATTGGTATTTTACCAATTTTAGTATTAGGATTTGTTTTCAAATCCCAACTCGACCAAATTAAAATGAGACCTGATCTATTATTGATCCTTGGTGTATCATGGTTCGTCGGTGGACTTCTCATGGTCATTGTTGAAAAAAGACATCTGGATGAAAGTCAAGGTAAGTCAATTGGATTCAAGGAATCATTGATCGTCGGTTTTTTACAATGTTTTGCTTTGATTCCAGGTGTATCAAGGTCAGCAGCAACTATCATATCAGCAAGAACTTTGGGTGTATCAAAAAAAGATAGTGCTGAGTTTTCTTTTTTTCTTGCCATCCCTGTTTTAAGTTTGGCCGGATTGTACAAACTATACAAACATCGTCATATTCTAAATTCAGAAACAATAGGTCTTTTATTGTTTGGAAGTATCATCTCTTTTGTTATCTGTTATTTTATCATCAGACTATTTATGGCCTTTATCCGTAGAAGGAGTTTTATTTCCTTTGGAGTGTATCGGATTCTTTTAGGGGCATTCGTTATATTGTATTTCCTTCGTGGCTAA
- a CDS encoding class I SAM-dependent rRNA methyltransferase, producing MVIRLKKNKEKAILNFHPWVFSGAIDFVEKHCKAGDIVEVQSSNGSFLGWGFFDPSSQIRIRLFSFEKEKDGMSESYWISKWNQILNLKLALLPNDTNGFRLFHSEGDGVPGMIVDIYNDTAVLQLKIPGVIRLKSLLVQFLESVGYQTIIEKHEKQDSKKGEEVTLEKGVLSECIFLENGYRFISDIEKGQKTGFFLDQRENRALLGKYAKNRTILNTFAYSGAFSVYALLNGAKSVHSLDISKQALEICEKNLRLNGIESSVENGTHKSIEHDCFDFLKQMEPDFYDCIILDPPAFTKNISTVMQASRGYKDINMRAISKIQDGGLIFTFSCSQHISFDLFKKIVFGAAKDAKKRVRILHHLTQSPDHGYSVFHPEGEYLKGLVIQVDGEI from the coding sequence ATGGTCATTCGCTTAAAGAAGAATAAAGAAAAAGCTATATTAAATTTTCATCCTTGGGTATTTTCAGGTGCCATTGATTTTGTTGAGAAACATTGTAAGGCAGGCGATATCGTAGAGGTGCAATCTTCCAATGGTTCCTTTTTAGGTTGGGGATTTTTTGATCCCAGTAGCCAGATTCGAATTCGACTGTTCTCTTTTGAAAAAGAAAAGGATGGAATGTCGGAGTCGTATTGGATTTCCAAATGGAATCAAATACTAAATCTGAAGCTTGCGCTATTGCCAAACGATACAAATGGATTTCGTTTGTTTCACTCTGAGGGTGATGGTGTTCCTGGGATGATTGTGGATATCTATAATGATACTGCTGTTCTACAATTAAAAATCCCCGGTGTCATTCGATTGAAGTCATTACTCGTACAATTCTTAGAATCAGTTGGTTACCAAACAATTATAGAAAAACACGAAAAACAAGATTCGAAAAAAGGGGAAGAAGTTACTCTCGAAAAAGGGGTTCTTTCTGAATGTATTTTTCTAGAGAATGGATATCGTTTTATTTCCGATATTGAAAAAGGACAAAAAACAGGATTTTTTTTAGACCAAAGAGAAAATCGGGCACTCCTGGGTAAATATGCAAAAAATCGGACTATACTGAATACATTTGCCTATTCAGGTGCTTTCTCCGTATATGCGTTGTTAAATGGAGCTAAGTCCGTTCACAGTCTTGATATTTCAAAACAAGCATTAGAAATATGTGAAAAAAATTTGAGACTGAATGGAATTGAGTCTTCTGTTGAAAACGGGACACATAAGAGCATTGAACATGATTGTTTTGATTTTCTAAAACAAATGGAACCTGATTTTTATGATTGTATCATCCTCGATCCACCGGCATTCACGAAAAACATATCTACTGTAATGCAAGCGAGTAGAGGATACAAAGACATTAATATGAGAGCTATTTCGAAAATCCAAGATGGTGGGCTTATATTTACCTTTTCTTGTTCACAACACATTTCCTTTGATTTATTTAAAAAAATAGTTTTTGGAGCAGCAAAGGATGCAAAAAAAAGAGTTAGAATTTTACACCACTTAACCCAAAGCCCTGACCATGGATATTCTGTTTTCCACCCGGAAGGAGAATACTTAAAAGGACTTGTGATTCAGGTTGATGGGGAAATATAA
- the mfd gene encoding transcription-repair coupling factor, protein MTKEIQIRPYEAKEVFTEAKDTLVSLSGIPESAHSFVTSELFQSKYAKNTFVVILPTNQDAESFSRELLSFESKENIYFFPGPENIPYEYTKWQAEWKRDRILTINRILSGDRCLVITSVSAFLRKLPNKESLKGKSITLKLGVDFPLESLLSELVQLGYHREEVCEQFGHFSLKGGILDIYTPYLPNPVRIDFFGDTVDEIRTFDPNTQKSISKISEIVITAANETIVTKSELEKYHTLLKKYTDKRIPIDSELEIIEEHLPLVRKQEGFLQFFKEPPILIFPKFQETKERSYGMEREYNTLFEKKKEESVCLPPSELLSFGPEWNALTSDDTSGIQFTLLPNLTNNFGYAPITEVKGFRGKIREAKEHFLELLSENPNQSIYITSSFLAQMLRLKGLFSETEVNTIGENSEEPIPFPFANTKPGIHLILSELKRGFHLVERGIHVFTDNDLFGRQYKRKTRYKKQSSQMIESFIDLKEGDYIVHVNHGVGRFIKMERTKADGKERDFLKLEYAGGDSLFVPLDQISLVQKYIGGTDSPKLDTLGKNSWKKAKERVQESVDKLAEELVLLYSNRMKLNGFAFPPDTIWQEEFEAAFEFEETPDQISAIEAVKQDLESSRPMDRLVCGDVGYGKTEVAIRAAFKVIMAGKQVMLLTPTTILSLQHFNTFKQRYENYPIKIAFVSRFRSPAEIREDLKNFTEGKIDMLIGTHAILSSKVKPKNLGLLIIDEEQKFGVTHKESIKKFKNLVDVLTLTATPIPRTLHMALTGIRELSIISTAPKNRQSVETYVLEEDDTLIQEAIRKEIERGGQVFYLYNRVESIEEEASYVRSLVPEVSVGILHGQLTEDEIEETLVDFYERKYDILVTTTIIESGIDMPNVNTLIVKRADMFGLSQLYQIRGRVGRSDRKAYAYMFYPSKKLMTELAEKRLNTIFEYQELGSGFKVAMRDLEIRGAGNLLGKEQSGDIMEVGFDLYVKMLEESISRIKGEEVRVEVRTAVNLKTNFYLPDEYIPDTKQKIEFYKRFEGSANLDEIEELALEMEDRFGELPQIAKTFVELEKIRTLSSNLGFEFVTEKPDEVLFKCGTYFRGNPDRVIQAMGQFKGLTIAPSEPSVLRYTNIEKDDLKKIKKLLGILEFLAA, encoded by the coding sequence ATGACTAAAGAAATTCAAATTAGACCATACGAAGCAAAGGAAGTATTTACTGAAGCAAAAGACACTCTTGTGAGTCTCAGTGGAATTCCTGAGTCTGCTCATTCTTTTGTCACAAGTGAACTTTTTCAGAGCAAATACGCAAAAAATACGTTTGTCGTTATCCTTCCGACAAACCAAGATGCAGAGAGTTTTTCACGAGAACTTTTAAGTTTTGAATCAAAAGAAAATATCTATTTTTTTCCAGGTCCCGAAAATATTCCGTATGAATATACAAAATGGCAGGCGGAATGGAAAAGAGATCGTATCCTAACGATTAATCGAATTTTATCAGGTGACCGTTGTTTGGTGATAACTTCGGTATCAGCATTTCTTCGTAAACTTCCTAACAAAGAAAGTCTAAAAGGAAAATCCATTACCTTAAAACTTGGTGTCGATTTTCCCTTAGAATCTCTATTATCTGAACTTGTTCAACTCGGATACCATCGGGAAGAAGTTTGTGAACAATTTGGCCATTTTAGCTTAAAAGGTGGAATTCTCGATATTTACACACCTTATTTGCCAAACCCTGTTCGCATTGATTTTTTTGGAGATACTGTAGATGAAATTAGAACATTTGATCCTAACACTCAAAAATCAATTTCAAAAATTAGTGAAATTGTAATCACGGCAGCTAATGAAACGATTGTTACAAAAAGTGAATTAGAAAAATACCATACTCTACTAAAAAAATATACTGATAAACGAATTCCTATTGATTCCGAATTAGAAATCATTGAGGAACATTTACCTCTGGTGAGAAAACAAGAAGGTTTTTTGCAGTTTTTTAAAGAACCACCGATCCTCATTTTTCCGAAATTTCAGGAAACAAAAGAAAGATCCTATGGAATGGAAAGAGAATACAATACCTTATTCGAGAAAAAAAAAGAAGAATCGGTTTGTTTACCTCCCAGTGAGTTATTATCGTTTGGTCCCGAATGGAATGCATTAACCTCTGATGACACGAGTGGAATTCAATTTACACTTCTTCCAAATCTAACAAATAATTTTGGGTATGCTCCAATCACAGAGGTAAAGGGTTTTCGAGGGAAAATCAGAGAAGCAAAGGAACATTTTTTAGAATTACTCTCCGAAAATCCAAATCAGAGTATTTATATCACTTCGTCTTTTCTCGCACAAATGTTGCGTTTAAAAGGTTTATTTTCTGAAACAGAAGTAAATACCATTGGCGAAAATTCGGAAGAACCAATCCCTTTTCCCTTTGCCAATACAAAACCTGGAATCCATTTGATTTTATCTGAGTTAAAACGTGGCTTTCATTTAGTAGAAAGGGGTATCCACGTTTTTACAGATAATGATTTGTTTGGACGTCAATACAAACGTAAAACCCGATATAAAAAACAATCATCTCAAATGATCGAATCCTTCATCGATTTAAAAGAAGGTGATTACATCGTTCATGTGAATCATGGTGTGGGTCGTTTTATTAAAATGGAACGAACAAAAGCCGATGGAAAGGAAAGAGATTTCCTTAAATTGGAATATGCAGGTGGTGATAGTTTATTTGTTCCATTGGACCAAATTTCCCTCGTACAAAAATACATTGGAGGGACTGATTCTCCTAAACTCGATACCTTAGGTAAAAATTCCTGGAAAAAAGCGAAAGAGCGGGTTCAGGAGTCAGTAGATAAACTTGCCGAAGAACTCGTGTTACTGTATTCAAATCGAATGAAACTAAATGGTTTTGCATTTCCGCCTGATACAATTTGGCAGGAAGAGTTTGAAGCTGCTTTTGAATTTGAAGAAACTCCTGATCAAATTTCAGCCATTGAAGCTGTGAAACAAGACTTGGAGTCATCTCGACCTATGGATCGTTTGGTATGTGGTGATGTTGGTTATGGGAAAACAGAAGTTGCGATTCGCGCAGCATTTAAAGTCATTATGGCTGGTAAACAGGTGATGTTACTCACGCCAACAACCATCTTGTCACTCCAACATTTTAATACATTCAAACAAAGATATGAGAATTATCCGATTAAAATTGCTTTTGTTTCTAGATTTAGATCCCCTGCTGAAATTCGAGAAGATTTAAAGAATTTTACTGAAGGTAAAATTGATATGTTGATTGGAACACATGCAATTTTGTCTTCAAAGGTAAAACCGAAAAATTTGGGACTACTCATCATCGATGAAGAACAAAAATTTGGTGTCACTCATAAGGAATCGATTAAAAAATTCAAAAACCTTGTTGATGTCTTAACATTAACAGCAACTCCCATCCCACGAACTTTACATATGGCACTCACTGGAATTCGAGAGTTGTCTATCATTTCCACCGCACCTAAAAATAGACAAAGTGTCGAAACTTATGTTTTAGAAGAAGACGATACCCTAATCCAAGAAGCAATTCGAAAGGAAATTGAAAGGGGTGGGCAAGTATTCTATTTATACAACCGAGTTGAGTCAATTGAAGAAGAAGCCTCTTACGTAAGGTCCTTAGTTCCTGAAGTTTCCGTTGGAATTTTGCATGGACAATTAACTGAAGATGAAATCGAGGAAACTCTCGTAGATTTTTATGAACGAAAGTATGATATTTTGGTGACTACTACGATCATTGAATCGGGTATCGATATGCCAAATGTGAACACCTTAATTGTGAAACGGGCAGATATGTTTGGTTTATCACAATTGTACCAAATCCGAGGACGAGTGGGAAGGTCGGATCGAAAAGCATATGCTTATATGTTTTATCCTTCCAAAAAACTAATGACGGAACTTGCCGAAAAAAGACTCAATACTATTTTCGAATACCAAGAGTTAGGTTCAGGGTTCAAAGTAGCGATGCGCGATTTGGAAATTCGCGGAGCTGGGAATTTATTGGGTAAAGAACAGTCTGGCGACATTATGGAAGTTGGTTTTGATCTCTATGTAAAAATGTTAGAAGAGTCCATTTCCCGTATCAAAGGAGAAGAAGTTCGAGTAGAAGTTCGAACGGCAGTCAATTTAAAAACCAATTTTTATCTTCCCGATGAATACATCCCTGATACAAAACAAAAAATTGAATTTTATAAACGTTTTGAAGGGTCTGCCAATCTGGATGAAATTGAGGAATTGGCTCTTGAGATGGAAGACAGATTTGGTGAACTCCCTCAGATTGCAAAAACCTTTGTCGAATTGGAAAAAATTAGAACTCTTTCCTCCAATTTAGGTTTCGAATTTGTGACAGAAAAACCGGATGAGGTTCTGTTCAAATGTGGTACATACTTTAGGGGGAATCCGGACAGAGTGATCCAAGCCATGGGCCAATTTAAAGGGCTTACAATCGCTCCTTCAGAACCATCTGTTCTTCGTTATACGAACATTGAAAAAGATGATTTGAAAAAAATCAAAAAACTTTTGGGTATTTTGGAATTCTTGGCCGCTTAA